Proteins encoded together in one Impatiens glandulifera chromosome 1, dImpGla2.1, whole genome shotgun sequence window:
- the LOC124921869 gene encoding uncharacterized protein LOC124921869, translating to MDELDPSPKEYYNSETQSRIANRAYPPLTSESTTSVHVTALDGLVNVNSIFTIAVFVGLSLAVPNQRSLEGRAACDAGPDVAKKLLVFEVVSFSFFLFSSLVAQGLKLAINLLNSKDVDEAFRAHINIKILRFGMLGSAIGSVMGCLFLVLSMVCVIEIRLGMLSCGSKSAVHAAAALIVLVSSALLVYLSTTVYAFLH from the exons ATGGATGA ATTAGATCCATCTCCAAAGGAATACTATAACTCAGAAACCCAATCCCGAATCGCCAACAGAGCTTACCCTCCTCTCACTTCCGAATCTACCACAAGCGTTCACGTTACAGCTCTCGATGGCCTCGTCAATGTCAATTCCATCTTCACAATCGCCGTCTTCGTTGGTCTCTCTCTCGCCGTCCCCAACCAGCGTAGCCTTGAGGGTCGTGCAGCCTGCGACGCCGGTCCCGACGTCGCAAAGAAGCTCCTGGTATTCGAAGTCGTTTCCTTCagcttcttcctcttctcctcCCTCGTAGCTCAAGGACTGAAACTCGCAATCAATCTGCTAAACAGTAAGGATGTGGATGAGGCGTTTCGGGctcatattaatattaagatCCTTCGATTTGGAATGCTGGGTTCGGCGATTGGATCTGTGATGGGTTGTTTGTTTCTTGTGCTGTCGATGGTTTGTGTGATTGAGATCCGGTTGGGAATGTTGTCGTGTGGAAGTAAATCGGCTGTTCATGCTGCTGCTGCGTTAATTGTGTTGGTGAGTTCTGCTCTTTTGGTTTATTTATCAACTACTGTGTATGCATTTCTTCACTAG
- the LOC124919090 gene encoding sterol 3-beta-glucosyltransferase UGT80A2-like isoform X2, producing MAENVNGGTSSSDCSVEVQLKSDEEVTGNRQLDDDKSVVSSALPINGSNSSDAPERFISRVSTMPVEISDDSERPEEASSLPSRFKLERSKTERQRHSNILPQDAAIIFDNKIPVQQKLKLLNRIATVKHDGSVEFDVPSDIEPHVLGGVHDIVYNEADIEPIDSNEIQYIPPMQIVILIVGTRGDVQPFIAIGKRLQDYGHRVRLATHANFKDFVMTSGLEFYPLGGDPKVLAEYMVKNKGFLPSGPSEIPVQRSQLKEIIFSLPSACKEPDPATGIPFKADAIIANPPAYGHAHVAEAMKIPLHVFFTMPWTPTSEFPHPLSRVRQPAGYRLSYQIVDSLIWLGIRDMINDLRKKKLKLRPVTYLSGSQGSEANAPHGYIWSPHLVPKPKDWGPKVDVVGFCFLDLASNYEPPQALVDWLKAGPKPIYIGFGSLPVQGPEKMTQIIVEALEMTGQRGIINKGWGGLGNLAEPKDFVYTLDNIPHDWLFLQCAAVVHHGGAGTTAAGLKAACPTAIVPFFGDQPFWGERVHARGVGPPPIPVEDFTLQKLVDAINFMLDPKVKESALELSKAMENEDGVTGAVKAFFKQLPRKKPEDDSSQPSSSSFFSVRRCFGCS from the exons ATGGCGGAGAACGTAAATGGAGGTACAAGTTCTTCGGACTGTTCTGTCGAAGTTCAGTTGAAGTCCGATGAAGAAGTAACCGGCAATAGACAGTTGGATGATGATAAGAGTGTTGTTTCTTCTGCGCTACCGATAAACGGCAGTAACTCTTCTG ATGCTCCTGAAAGATTTATTTCAAGAGTTTCTACTATGCCAGTAGAGATTTCCGATGATTCCGAGAGACCGGAGGAGGCCTCATCCCTGCCGAGCAGGTTCAAATTGGAAAGATCTAAAACGGAAAGGCAGAGACATAGTAACATTCTTCCTCAAGATGCAGCCATCATTTTTGATAACAAGATTCCTGTGCAACAAAAg CTCaaactgttgaacagaatagCTACTGTGAAACACGATGGAAGTGTAGAGTTTGATGTTCCATCAGATATTGAACCTCATGTACTTGGGGgagtacatgatattgtttatAATGAAGCAGACATTGAACCTATtgattcaaatgaaattcagtATATACCGCCCATGCAAATTGTGATTCTTATTGTGGGAACACGTGGCGATGTGCAACCATTTATTGCAATTGGGAAGCGCTTACAG GACTATGGTCACCGTGTTAGACTGGCTACGCATGCAAATTTTAAGGATTTTGTAATGACCTCTGGACTGGAGTTTTATCCATTAGGAGGAGATCCCAAGGTTCTTGCAGAAT ATATGGTAAAAAATAAGGGATTTCTTCCATCAGGACCATCAGAAATACCTGTGCAACGAAGTCAATTGAAGGAGATTATTTTCTCCCTACCCTCTGCATGTAAAGAACCCGACCCAGCTACTGGCATCCCTTTCAAAGCAGATGCAATTATTGCCAATCCTCCAGCATATG GGCATGCACATGTTGCAGAGGCTATGAAGATTCCTCTTCATGTATTCTTTACCATGCCATGGAC ACCAACTAGTGAATTTCCACATCCTTTATCTCGTGTTAGACAACCAGCAGGATATAGA CTCTCATATCAAATTGTGGACTCTTTGATTTGGCTGGGTATACGAGACATGATAAATGATCTTAGGAAAAAGAAGTTGAAGCTACGACCAGTTACCTATTTAAGTGGTTCACAAGGCTCAGAGGCTAATGCACCTCATGGATATATTTGGAGTCCTCATCTTGTTCCAAAACCAAAAG ATTGGGGGCCTAAAGTGGATGTAGTAGGTTTCTGTTTCCTTGATCTCGCTTCAAATTATGAGCCTCCTCAAGCACTTGTCGATTGGCTGAAAGCTGGGCCAAAGCCtatttatattggatttggaaGCCTG CCAGTTCAAGGGCCAGAGAAAATGACACAAATTATAGTGGAAGCACTGGAAATGACTGGCCAAAGGGGCATTATTAATAAAGGATGGGGAGGCCTTGGTAACT TGGCTGAACCGAAGGATTTTGTGTACACTCTCGACAATATTCCTCATGATTGGCTGTTCCTTCAATGTGCAGCTGTT GTGCATCATGGAGGTGCAGGAACAACTGCTGCTGGTCTTAAAGCTGCG TGCCCGACTGCAATTGTACCCTTCTTTGGTGACCAGCCATTTTGGGGAGAGCGAGTTCATGCTAGAGGAGTTGGGCCTCCACCCATACCCGTTGAGGATTTTACTCTTCAGAAGTTAGTTGACGCAATAAATTTTATGCTAGATCCAAAG GTTAAGGAAAGTGCTTTGGAACTTTCTAAGGCCATGGAGAATGAAGACGGAGTAACTGGTGCAGTTAAAGCCTTCTTCAAACAACTTCCCCGGAAGAAGCCAGAAGACGACTCATCACAGCCCTCGTCCTCTAGTTTCTTCTCGGTTCGAAgatgttttggttgttcttag
- the LOC124919090 gene encoding sterol 3-beta-glucosyltransferase UGT80A2-like isoform X1 — protein sequence MAENVNGGTSSSDCSVEVQLKSDEEVTGNRQLDDDKSVVSSALPINGSNSSVNQIADAPERFISRVSTMPVEISDDSERPEEASSLPSRFKLERSKTERQRHSNILPQDAAIIFDNKIPVQQKLKLLNRIATVKHDGSVEFDVPSDIEPHVLGGVHDIVYNEADIEPIDSNEIQYIPPMQIVILIVGTRGDVQPFIAIGKRLQDYGHRVRLATHANFKDFVMTSGLEFYPLGGDPKVLAEYMVKNKGFLPSGPSEIPVQRSQLKEIIFSLPSACKEPDPATGIPFKADAIIANPPAYGHAHVAEAMKIPLHVFFTMPWTPTSEFPHPLSRVRQPAGYRLSYQIVDSLIWLGIRDMINDLRKKKLKLRPVTYLSGSQGSEANAPHGYIWSPHLVPKPKDWGPKVDVVGFCFLDLASNYEPPQALVDWLKAGPKPIYIGFGSLPVQGPEKMTQIIVEALEMTGQRGIINKGWGGLGNLAEPKDFVYTLDNIPHDWLFLQCAAVVHHGGAGTTAAGLKAACPTAIVPFFGDQPFWGERVHARGVGPPPIPVEDFTLQKLVDAINFMLDPKVKESALELSKAMENEDGVTGAVKAFFKQLPRKKPEDDSSQPSSSSFFSVRRCFGCS from the exons ATGGCGGAGAACGTAAATGGAGGTACAAGTTCTTCGGACTGTTCTGTCGAAGTTCAGTTGAAGTCCGATGAAGAAGTAACCGGCAATAGACAGTTGGATGATGATAAGAGTGTTGTTTCTTCTGCGCTACCGATAAACGGCAGTAACTCTTCTG TCAATCAAATTGCAGATGCTCCTGAAAGATTTATTTCAAGAGTTTCTACTATGCCAGTAGAGATTTCCGATGATTCCGAGAGACCGGAGGAGGCCTCATCCCTGCCGAGCAGGTTCAAATTGGAAAGATCTAAAACGGAAAGGCAGAGACATAGTAACATTCTTCCTCAAGATGCAGCCATCATTTTTGATAACAAGATTCCTGTGCAACAAAAg CTCaaactgttgaacagaatagCTACTGTGAAACACGATGGAAGTGTAGAGTTTGATGTTCCATCAGATATTGAACCTCATGTACTTGGGGgagtacatgatattgtttatAATGAAGCAGACATTGAACCTATtgattcaaatgaaattcagtATATACCGCCCATGCAAATTGTGATTCTTATTGTGGGAACACGTGGCGATGTGCAACCATTTATTGCAATTGGGAAGCGCTTACAG GACTATGGTCACCGTGTTAGACTGGCTACGCATGCAAATTTTAAGGATTTTGTAATGACCTCTGGACTGGAGTTTTATCCATTAGGAGGAGATCCCAAGGTTCTTGCAGAAT ATATGGTAAAAAATAAGGGATTTCTTCCATCAGGACCATCAGAAATACCTGTGCAACGAAGTCAATTGAAGGAGATTATTTTCTCCCTACCCTCTGCATGTAAAGAACCCGACCCAGCTACTGGCATCCCTTTCAAAGCAGATGCAATTATTGCCAATCCTCCAGCATATG GGCATGCACATGTTGCAGAGGCTATGAAGATTCCTCTTCATGTATTCTTTACCATGCCATGGAC ACCAACTAGTGAATTTCCACATCCTTTATCTCGTGTTAGACAACCAGCAGGATATAGA CTCTCATATCAAATTGTGGACTCTTTGATTTGGCTGGGTATACGAGACATGATAAATGATCTTAGGAAAAAGAAGTTGAAGCTACGACCAGTTACCTATTTAAGTGGTTCACAAGGCTCAGAGGCTAATGCACCTCATGGATATATTTGGAGTCCTCATCTTGTTCCAAAACCAAAAG ATTGGGGGCCTAAAGTGGATGTAGTAGGTTTCTGTTTCCTTGATCTCGCTTCAAATTATGAGCCTCCTCAAGCACTTGTCGATTGGCTGAAAGCTGGGCCAAAGCCtatttatattggatttggaaGCCTG CCAGTTCAAGGGCCAGAGAAAATGACACAAATTATAGTGGAAGCACTGGAAATGACTGGCCAAAGGGGCATTATTAATAAAGGATGGGGAGGCCTTGGTAACT TGGCTGAACCGAAGGATTTTGTGTACACTCTCGACAATATTCCTCATGATTGGCTGTTCCTTCAATGTGCAGCTGTT GTGCATCATGGAGGTGCAGGAACAACTGCTGCTGGTCTTAAAGCTGCG TGCCCGACTGCAATTGTACCCTTCTTTGGTGACCAGCCATTTTGGGGAGAGCGAGTTCATGCTAGAGGAGTTGGGCCTCCACCCATACCCGTTGAGGATTTTACTCTTCAGAAGTTAGTTGACGCAATAAATTTTATGCTAGATCCAAAG GTTAAGGAAAGTGCTTTGGAACTTTCTAAGGCCATGGAGAATGAAGACGGAGTAACTGGTGCAGTTAAAGCCTTCTTCAAACAACTTCCCCGGAAGAAGCCAGAAGACGACTCATCACAGCCCTCGTCCTCTAGTTTCTTCTCGGTTCGAAgatgttttggttgttcttag